The proteins below are encoded in one region of Tomitella fengzijianii:
- a CDS encoding DUF4352 domain-containing protein codes for MTTPPSHMPPAPPAGGFPGTPTAPEKQKNVLGRIAVITAVVGFIFACIPGALIVGWILLPIAFILGIVGLFQAGKRKGTSTAAVIIAIVGIVVGFVVFATVVSDAVDDAFGGSGDVSVTTPGDTASAAGVAAAGTENTGSGDSASSSEQGTRGNPYPIGSTITDGDWQVTVNSVTLNADDAVTAENPFNDAPAAGSQYLLADVTVTYTGSDPQGKMPFTSIDYVTADGNTVNSFDSMVVAPDPLDTLSPLFEGASTTGNLVFTAPSASAGQGTLAIQATPLSDKVFVAVS; via the coding sequence ATGACCACCCCACCGTCGCACATGCCTCCGGCTCCCCCGGCCGGCGGGTTCCCCGGCACTCCTACTGCGCCGGAGAAGCAGAAGAACGTCCTCGGCCGTATCGCGGTCATCACGGCGGTGGTCGGATTCATCTTCGCCTGCATTCCCGGCGCATTGATCGTCGGGTGGATTCTGCTTCCGATCGCCTTCATTCTCGGCATCGTGGGCCTTTTCCAGGCCGGCAAGCGCAAGGGCACCAGCACCGCTGCCGTCATCATTGCGATCGTCGGCATCGTCGTCGGATTCGTCGTGTTCGCCACCGTCGTATCTGACGCGGTCGACGACGCCTTCGGCGGAAGCGGCGACGTTTCCGTCACCACGCCCGGGGACACCGCCAGTGCCGCGGGGGTCGCAGCCGCCGGCACAGAGAACACCGGATCCGGAGACTCAGCATCCTCCTCGGAACAGGGTACGCGGGGCAATCCGTACCCGATCGGTTCCACCATCACCGACGGTGATTGGCAGGTGACGGTCAACAGCGTCACTCTCAACGCGGATGATGCGGTGACCGCGGAGAACCCGTTCAACGATGCGCCCGCCGCCGGCTCGCAGTACCTGCTGGCCGACGTCACCGTCACCTACACCGGGTCCGACCCGCAGGGCAAGATGCCGTTCACGAGCATCGACTACGTGACCGCCGACGGCAACACCGTGAACTCGTTCGACAGCATGGTGGTCGCACCTGATCCCCTCGACACGCTGAGCCCGCTGTTCGAGGGCGCCTCCACCACCGGCAACCTGGTGTTCACTGCGCCGTCCGCGTCGGCCGGCCAGGGCACCCTGGCGATCCAGGCGACACCTCTCAGCGACAAGGTCTTCGTCGCCGTCAGCTGA
- a CDS encoding putative quinol monooxygenase — protein sequence MIFIVAKFKVKPEFADDWMGHVHDFTTASRAESGNLWFDWSRSVDDPDEYVLVEAFKDDAAEAHVTSAHFRQAQKDLPPLLQETPRVRNVVMDRDEWDALGEMAVD from the coding sequence ATGATCTTCATCGTCGCCAAGTTCAAGGTCAAGCCGGAGTTTGCGGACGACTGGATGGGCCATGTCCACGACTTCACCACCGCATCGCGCGCCGAGTCGGGGAACCTGTGGTTCGACTGGTCGCGGAGCGTCGACGACCCCGACGAGTACGTGCTGGTCGAGGCGTTCAAGGACGACGCCGCCGAGGCGCACGTGACCAGTGCGCACTTCCGCCAGGCGCAGAAGGACCTGCCGCCGCTGCTGCAGGAGACGCCGCGCGTGCGCAACGTCGTCATGGACCGCGACGAGTGGGACGCGCTCGGCGAGATGGCCGTGGACTGA